CAGTCATCAAAGACCGCCTGCACGACGTCGGACCGCTTGGCGGGCTGCATGCAGTCATTCATGAACGGGAGGAAGAATGGTTTGTGCTTTCCGCCTGCGACACGCCATTTGTGAGCCCTGCATTATATCAGTATCTGCTTAAACAGTGTCATGCAGGTGTGAGTGCAGTAATACCGATTTATAAAGGCAGGATGCATCCTTTATCCGGTGTCTACCATCGAAGCTTATCCACTGTACTCGATGATTATCTTCGTAAGGGAGGCAGAAAGATAAGCGGCTTCCTTGAGGCCGTCCCTGCTGTGTTTGTTAAAAGCTTCCCGACAATAGAGGAAAGCCAGCTCGCTTCGCATTTTTTTAATATGAATACAAAAGCTGACTATGAAGAAGCTTTAAGGATCGTGGAAAATTAGCGGTAAACAAAGACAAGCTTTAGAATAAATGATATGATAGAAGTAACTTAAGTTTACAACATCAGCATTCTTAAAAAGGCGGTGAGTTCCATGCTATCTAGTATAGGAATCCCGGGATTGATTTTAATTACAGTGATTGCCCTTGTTATTTTCGGCCCGAAAAAACTTCCTGAAATTGGAAAGGCAGCCGGTCAAACGCTGAAAGAGTTTAAGAAATCAGCTCGTGATTTAACTGGAGATGTAAATAACGAAATTTCCAGTGCGAAGAAATCATTGGACGTGACTAAGGACCAGCAAAAATAAACGATACATTATGGAGTGATGAAAGATGTTGTCTAATATCGGGGTACCAGGCCTGATTTTAATTTTAATTATTGCTCTCGTCATTTTTGGACCATCAAAACTGCCTGAGATCGGAAAAGCTTTCGGCAGTTCGTTAAAGGAATTTAAAAAAGCGACGGGTGACATGATGTCTGATGGCGATGATGAAGATAACAAAAATAAAAAAGACAAGCAGGTATAAAAATTTAACTCGAAAGTGTAAGGGTTTCCCTTACATTTTCTTTATGGGAATTTTCCTTTTATCTGCTTTTCTGTATGTAATTGATCGAGGTTAAGGCTGAGACCGCCTTCTCAGCCTGGAGGTGTGCGAGTAATGTCTGAACACAATGATACAGTTGATCTGGAAATGAATGTCACGGACCATCTCAGCGAGTTACGGAAAAGAATCATTTGGACCCTCGCTGCGTTTGTCGTTTTTTTCATTATCGGGTTTGTTTATTACCGGAGGATTTATGCTTTCTTTGTAGATGGCCTTCCGTTTAATCTCCACGTGACAAGTCCGGGTGAAATAATTTGGATTTATTTTACAATGGCGACGATTGTAGCGCTCGTAGGGACTCTCCCTTTTTTGTGTTTGCAGATCTGGCTGTTCGTAAAACCGGCGCTCACGCCGAAGGAACAAAAAGTATCGCTTGCGTATGTGCCGGCCATCTTTTTGCTTTTTCTTGCAGGTTTATGCTTTGGTTACGTCGTGTTTATCAAACTGATTCTGCCTTTTCTTCTTTCATTAAATCAAGGAATGTTCACGGAAATTTTTACGGTAGACCGTTATTTTAAGTTTTTGTTCCGGGTAACGATTCCCTTTGCTGTTTTGTTTGAGATTCCGATTCTTACGATGTTTTTAACAAGTCTGGGAGTAGTCAATCCCCACTTTCTCGTTAAAGTTAGAAAGTACGCTTATTTCGTTCTTGTAATTATTGGAACAATTATCTCTCCACCTGACTTTATTCTGCAATTGGTCGTCGCTGTACCTCTCATTCTTTTATATGAAATCAGTATTATGCTATCAAGGATTGTTTATCGGAAGAAAATTAAAAACCACCAGGAGTTTATGGAGAGTTCAGATTGAATCCTCATGAGAGGATTCTTTTTTATGGAGATGTAAAAGCTTTGCTAAATAATAACTTCCATGATAAAAAGAAAACAGTATAAAAGACCGGAGGGGACTTAGAGTGAGATCTTTTTACCACTATATGATGCGTTATCGCGGAAACAAGGAAAACAATGACGACAAAAAATTGGCTGACTGGATGTTTGAAGATCATAGTTTTCCGAAACAGGCGAAAACCTATGATGAAATAAGCAGTTATTTAGAATGGAATATTCCGTTCACGAATGCTTTATCCGTTTTTGACAAATTATATGAAGCTTATCTAACTGAAGAGTCCTGACTGAATAAGTATCGACTAAGGGAGGATCGACGTGAAGATTTTACATACTGCCGACTGGCACTTAGGAAAAATTGTGCATTATCTTCATATGACAGAAGATCAAAGATTTATATTGAATGAGTTTCTTTCCATTGTGAAACGTGTAAAGCCTGATGCTGTCATCATTGCGGGGGATTTATATGACAGATCCATTCCTCCAAAGGAAGCAGTGGAATTATTAAATCAAGTCTTAACGAGACTTACAAATGAGCTTGCAGTTCCTGTACTTGCGATTTCCGGAAATCATGACAGCCCCGATCGTTTGGAATTTGGGGCTGAATTATTCCGTAAGCAAGGTCTTTATCTTGAAACAAAGTTAAAAAAGAACCGCGAACCTATAACTCTTTATGATGATGACGGCCCCGTACACTTCCATTTGATTCCGTACCTGGAGCCGGCGGAAGTCGCATACGTCTTTGAAGATGACCGTATTAAGACGCACCACCAGGCAGCGGAACAATTAATTAAGGATATCCACGACAGGTTTAATATGGCTGAACGGCATATATGGGTCGGTCATGCATTCTTGGCAGGAGGGATGGAAACCGACTCGGAAGAAAGACTTTCCATGATTGGAGGCAGCCCTTATGTTGAGGCAGGCTTGTTTCAATCATTTACCTATACCGCCCTCGGCCATTTGCATCAGCCCCAGCAAGTAACCAGCCCTTCTATTCGCTACAGTGGGTCCATATTGAAGTATTCTTTTTCGGAAGCCCGTCATCATAAATCAGTTACGTTAGTCGAGCTTCCACCTGAAGGACGTCCAATTATTGATAAAATCCCTCTTGTTCCTATGAGAGACTTTGAAATTGTAGAAGGATATTTTGAAGAGCTCATGAAAGGAGAGGCAGCTTCCTCGATGGAAAATTACCTTCATATTAGGCTTTTAGACGACGGCCAGTTAATTGATCCGATGGGGAAGCTCCGGAAAATTTATCCGAATATTTTATATTTAGAACGCAAAAACGTTGCGAGAGACCAGCAGCTTAGTGAATTAAATAAAATGAAAGAACGGCAGCAAATGTCCCATTTGGATTTGATCGCTTCCTTTTATGAAGAACTGAAGGGGACTTCGATGCCGGAAGAACGAAAACATTTAGTACAGCAGGCAATAGCAGCCCTTAAAGAAACGGAAAGGGGTAGATAGAATGAAAGCCCATACACTTGAAATGAATGCTTTCGGCCCCTACAAATCAAAACAGAAGATCGACTTTTCATACTTGGGTGACGAACCTATCTTCTTGATCACTGGTCCTACAGGAGCTGGAAAGACTACGATTTTTGATGCGATGAGTTTTGCTCTTTATGGCAAAGCAAGCGGCAGCGATCGCGATCAGGATTCTTTGAGAAGCCATTTCGCTGATGCCGCTGATGTAACTGCTGTAGAATTCTGCTTCCAGTTAAGAGGGAAGGATTATAAAGTTGTCCGGATGCCAAAGCAGCTGAAGCCAAAAGAACGCGGCGATGGCTATAAAGAAGAACCGGCCCGGGCAGAACTTTACATGATACAGGCTGAAGGCGATAAACTACTCGCATCGAAAATAAAAGATGTGAACGATACAATTGAAGAACTCCTTGGGCTCGATTACGAACAATTTCGTAAAATGATTATGATTCCTCAAGGGGAATTCCGCAGACTCATTTCTGAAAACAGCAAAGAACGAGAGGAAATCCTGCAAAGAATTTTCAGGACTCATTTCTACGCTGAAATCACGGACTATTTAAAAAATCAGTCTAAAAAATTACAAAAAGAAATTGAGGAGTTCCAATGGAAGATGGAACAGGAAATTCATAAAATCCACTGGCAGAATGAACAGATGGAGGATGAAAATCCGCTTCCGGAGTTCGTCTTGGAAACATTGGAAAAAGAGCTGGCTGCCCAAGAGTCTAGTAAAGATGCAGCTAACAACCTGCTCAAGCAATTGCAGAAGCAAAATGAAGAGGCTCAAAATCAATACTACCAGGCTGAAAAGATGCTTGACTGGTTTAAAGAACTTGAACAATTGAAGCAAGAAAAACAACAGCTTGAAGAAGAGGATGCATCCATCAAACAATTGAAAGCCAGAGTAGAGAAAGCAGAAAAATCAGCTGAAGTAGCTCCATATGAACTCCAGTGGCAGGACCGATTAAAAGAATACGAAAAAGCAAAGCAGGAACAAGATAGACGAGAGAAGCATAGAGAGCAGAAAGAAGTAAAACATAAAGAAGTTCACGCCTATTATCTCAGGCAGGAAGAGAAGGAACAAGAGCGTTCCAGCTTGAAAGAAAAGTGTACACAAAAGACGGAGGAACGAAGAAAGCTAAAGGAATTCATTGAGCTGAAGAAAGATTATGAAACGGCAAAAAACAGAGAAGCACAACAAGAAAAGAAACTGGCAGCTTTTGATAAACAGTTAGGAGAACTTCAGACCAGGAAGACACGCTTACAAGAGAAGCGTGCTTCCTATTCAAATATGGGAGAAAAAAAGTTACAGAAAGAGTATGAATTAGAAAGATTGGAAAAAAGACTAAAAGATGTAAGGCGATTATCGAGTGAATGGAACAAACTTGTTGGACTTCGTCAAAAGTATCAAACTTTCTATAAAGAATTCCAAGAAGTAAACAAGCGTTTTGAAGCAGATAAATCAAATTATGAACAAGCACTGGACGATCTCAAGCAGCATCATGCCTATACGCTTGCCTTACAGACAAAAGAAGGTTCAGCTTGTCCGGTTTGTGGATCCACCCATCATCCCGCTTTAGCACAGCGGCCAAACTCAGTGGTTACAACGAATGAATTAGATCGATTAAAGCGTGAATTCAAACTGTCGGAAGAGCAGTATGAAAACTATCGCAAAAAGGCAGTAGACGTGAAAGCAGAAGGAGAATCCCAGCGACAATTAACAGATTCACTTTATAACGACTTATCTACTATTATTCCTGAATTAACCGAAAGCGCTATAAACTATGGAAAAGAAGCGACAGTGACAGCCATTAACACGGTGAAAAAAGAAGTCGACATTCTGACAGCCAAAGTTAAAGAACAAGAGGAAGCGGCCTCGCAATTAGAGGCTTGTGAAAAAAAGGGCGAAGAAATCCAACAATCGTTAAATGAGGCAAAAGAGCAGTA
This Halobacillus salinarum DNA region includes the following protein-coding sequences:
- a CDS encoding exonuclease SbcCD subunit D; translation: MKILHTADWHLGKIVHYLHMTEDQRFILNEFLSIVKRVKPDAVIIAGDLYDRSIPPKEAVELLNQVLTRLTNELAVPVLAISGNHDSPDRLEFGAELFRKQGLYLETKLKKNREPITLYDDDGPVHFHLIPYLEPAEVAYVFEDDRIKTHHQAAEQLIKDIHDRFNMAERHIWVGHAFLAGGMETDSEERLSMIGGSPYVEAGLFQSFTYTALGHLHQPQQVTSPSIRYSGSILKYSFSEARHHKSVTLVELPPEGRPIIDKIPLVPMRDFEIVEGYFEELMKGEAASSMENYLHIRLLDDGQLIDPMGKLRKIYPNILYLERKNVARDQQLSELNKMKERQQMSHLDLIASFYEELKGTSMPEERKHLVQQAIAALKETERGR
- the tatC gene encoding twin-arginine translocase subunit TatC: MSEHNDTVDLEMNVTDHLSELRKRIIWTLAAFVVFFIIGFVYYRRIYAFFVDGLPFNLHVTSPGEIIWIYFTMATIVALVGTLPFLCLQIWLFVKPALTPKEQKVSLAYVPAIFLLFLAGLCFGYVVFIKLILPFLLSLNQGMFTEIFTVDRYFKFLFRVTIPFAVLFEIPILTMFLTSLGVVNPHFLVKVRKYAYFVLVIIGTIISPPDFILQLVVAVPLILLYEISIMLSRIVYRKKIKNHQEFMESSD
- the mobA gene encoding molybdenum cofactor guanylyltransferase — encoded protein: MLCDPGWWRFETDGEDKAELILDGEPVVARIMNTLQSISSTVVLNRNRPLTKGEISIPVIKDRLHDVGPLGGLHAVIHEREEEWFVLSACDTPFVSPALYQYLLKQCHAGVSAVIPIYKGRMHPLSGVYHRSLSTVLDDYLRKGGRKISGFLEAVPAVFVKSFPTIEESQLASHFFNMNTKADYEEALRIVEN
- a CDS encoding YozE family protein; protein product: MRSFYHYMMRYRGNKENNDDKKLADWMFEDHSFPKQAKTYDEISSYLEWNIPFTNALSVFDKLYEAYLTEES
- a CDS encoding AAA family ATPase, which produces MKAHTLEMNAFGPYKSKQKIDFSYLGDEPIFLITGPTGAGKTTIFDAMSFALYGKASGSDRDQDSLRSHFADAADVTAVEFCFQLRGKDYKVVRMPKQLKPKERGDGYKEEPARAELYMIQAEGDKLLASKIKDVNDTIEELLGLDYEQFRKMIMIPQGEFRRLISENSKEREEILQRIFRTHFYAEITDYLKNQSKKLQKEIEEFQWKMEQEIHKIHWQNEQMEDENPLPEFVLETLEKELAAQESSKDAANNLLKQLQKQNEEAQNQYYQAEKMLDWFKELEQLKQEKQQLEEEDASIKQLKARVEKAEKSAEVAPYELQWQDRLKEYEKAKQEQDRREKHREQKEVKHKEVHAYYLRQEEKEQERSSLKEKCTQKTEERRKLKEFIELKKDYETAKNREAQQEKKLAAFDKQLGELQTRKTRLQEKRASYSNMGEKKLQKEYELERLEKRLKDVRRLSSEWNKLVGLRQKYQTFYKEFQEVNKRFEADKSNYEQALDDLKQHHAYTLALQTKEGSACPVCGSTHHPALAQRPNSVVTTNELDRLKREFKLSEEQYENYRKKAVDVKAEGESQRQLTDSLYNDLSTIIPELTESAINYGKEATVTAINTVKKEVDILTAKVKEQEEAASQLEACEKKGEEIQQSLNEAKEQYYALKQTSTKLQTTMDNTLDQFEFETLDIEELDKSIDSLKTSYESQMQEYEKAKEAYQLIRDEVYQLQAAEKEGELFVEKLSKASIQQQKKFKQMLEQYCFASMEDYKAAVLSTERITEYRDIVTKHRERKAVVDHSVQQLEKKLASEKRPDLQEMKLELEAVKQKVYKQQELLNNLEMEWKTNLRIKELLGELLEAQGSLSRKYYDLAELAQLAKGENPLRLSLERYVLAAFLDEILIQANLRFDQMSDHRYQLLRSQEIAKRGAQSGLDLEVLDHHTGQKRSVRTLSGGEGFKASLSLALGMSDVVQAHSGGVQLDTLFIDEGFGSLDEISLEQAIDCLRGLQEGNRLLGIISHVPQLKEEIPAKLQIQTGPQGSSVEFVFQ
- a CDS encoding twin-arginine translocase TatA/TatE family subunit, which produces MLSSIGIPGLILITVIALVIFGPKKLPEIGKAAGQTLKEFKKSARDLTGDVNNEISSAKKSLDVTKDQQK
- the tatA gene encoding twin-arginine translocase TatA/TatE family subunit, giving the protein MLSNIGVPGLILILIIALVIFGPSKLPEIGKAFGSSLKEFKKATGDMMSDGDDEDNKNKKDKQV